Proteins co-encoded in one Polaromonas vacuolata genomic window:
- a CDS encoding IS30 family transposase produces MIYTHLTRDERYQIAILVKANFNQSEIAKMMDRDKSSISRELRRNRGLRGYRPKQANDKAQERRLACANSPRVADSTWAVVEEKLAEAWSPEQISGHLEASHQPGVSYESIYQYIYADKRAGGTLHKTLRCQKTRKKRSSGRERRGTISHQVSIELRPDIVLERARFGDWEADLVIGAGQKQALVTINERVSRYSIIFHVPFKTAQAVGDALITLLKPFAHCVHTLTTDNGKEFAQHERIASALSADFFFAHPYASWERGANENMNGLIRQFFPKGMRFNCITDDDIALAMHRLNHRPRKCLGYRTPHQVFMEQLESYQHTVALQA; encoded by the coding sequence ATGATTTACACACACCTCACCCGTGACGAACGTTACCAGATTGCAATCCTCGTCAAAGCAAACTTCAATCAAAGTGAAATTGCAAAAATGATGGACCGTGATAAATCGAGCATCAGCCGTGAGTTGCGTCGTAACCGCGGTCTACGAGGCTATCGCCCTAAGCAGGCAAATGACAAAGCCCAAGAACGTAGACTTGCCTGCGCCAATAGTCCTAGAGTTGCTGACTCGACATGGGCTGTAGTGGAGGAAAAGTTGGCTGAGGCTTGGAGCCCCGAGCAAATCAGCGGCCACCTCGAAGCTAGCCACCAACCCGGTGTTAGCTATGAGAGCATTTACCAGTACATCTACGCTGACAAACGCGCGGGCGGCACCTTGCATAAAACACTGCGTTGCCAGAAGACGCGAAAAAAACGCAGCAGTGGCCGTGAACGGCGCGGCACCATCTCTCACCAGGTCTCAATAGAACTGCGACCCGACATCGTGCTTGAGCGTGCGCGCTTTGGCGACTGGGAGGCTGATCTGGTGATTGGTGCCGGGCAGAAGCAAGCACTAGTGACGATTAATGAGCGTGTCTCTCGCTATTCAATAATTTTCCACGTGCCATTCAAAACAGCGCAAGCCGTAGGGGACGCGTTAATCACTTTACTCAAACCGTTCGCTCATTGCGTGCACACTCTCACGACTGATAACGGCAAGGAATTTGCCCAGCATGAACGAATAGCTTCTGCGCTGAGTGCAGATTTCTTTTTCGCCCATCCATACGCCTCGTGGGAGCGTGGGGCGAACGAGAATATGAACGGTTTGATTCGCCAGTTTTTCCCAAAGGGGATGCGCTTTAATTGCATCACCGACGATGACATTGCTTTAGCGATGCACAGGCTCAATCATCGTCCTAGAAAATGTTTAGGGTATCGAACGCCGCATCAGGTTTTTATGGAACAGTTAGAGTCCTATCAGCATACGGTTGCACTTCAAGCTTGA
- a CDS encoding response regulator transcription factor, giving the protein MLNITTPSHGHFACDSVIENSLSSSVGARHQTNAKHSQTNAKQKILKVDKTLKAKATARPLSSIEIDLLNALHTGASNRKIALERGKSTYTVRNQLSTLYAKIGVTNRIQALVWLQTSTASLVPIDERACNALEKKEEDCAFNCLTFDLLNLHNIFGKPIVVLPLSCGRDSS; this is encoded by the coding sequence ATGCTGAACATCACTACGCCCAGCCACGGCCACTTCGCCTGCGATTCAGTTATAGAAAATTCTTTGTCCAGTAGTGTTGGCGCACGGCACCAAACTAACGCGAAACATTCTCAAACCAATGCAAAACAGAAGATTTTGAAGGTGGACAAAACGCTCAAAGCTAAGGCCACTGCTAGACCTTTGAGCAGTATTGAGATTGATCTTTTGAACGCTTTGCACACAGGTGCGAGTAATCGAAAAATTGCGCTGGAGCGTGGAAAAAGTACCTACACCGTGCGCAATCAACTTAGTACTCTTTACGCCAAGATTGGAGTGACTAATCGAATACAAGCTTTGGTTTGGCTGCAAACCAGTACGGCCTCTTTGGTGCCGATTGACGAGAGAGCCTGTAACGCGTTGGAGAAAAAAGAAGAGGATTGCGCTTTTAATTGCCTGACTTTTGATCTACTCAATCTTCATAATATTTTTGGTAAGCCAATCGTTGTACTGCCTCTTAGTTGCGGGCGCGATAGCTCCTAA
- a CDS encoding ArsR/SmtB family transcription factor has translation MSKLILSARPADQADIFERAAELFSVLSTPMRLHILNALSSQPKSVTELLHEIETTQPNLSQHLGVLYRSGILNRRKDGAQVIYSVQSQKAMALCRSVCTQIAIEIDEPGNVSSDQRLSTRAQQGK, from the coding sequence ATGAGCAAGTTAATTCTCTCGGCCAGACCGGCCGATCAAGCAGACATTTTTGAGCGCGCTGCAGAGCTGTTTTCTGTTCTGTCAACGCCCATGCGGTTGCATATTCTCAATGCCCTGTCTTCTCAGCCTAAGTCGGTGACGGAACTGCTCCATGAGATTGAAACTACTCAACCCAATTTATCCCAGCATTTAGGTGTTCTGTACCGCAGCGGCATTCTCAATCGACGCAAAGACGGCGCTCAAGTTATCTACAGCGTCCAAAGTCAAAAAGCTATGGCTTTATGCCGCAGCGTATGCACGCAGATAGCGATTGAAATCGACGAGCCAGGTAACGTTTCATCTGACCAACGCCTTTCGACTAGAGCGCAACAAGGTAAATAA
- a CDS encoding MDR family oxidoreductase: MTNCKKCSITKATTLFKSLQLNKNDAGFSSVILDTDESQLPDGDTLVQVEFSTLNYKDGLAITNAAPVVRSWPMVAGIDGAGTVIESSHPDWSVGQRFVHNGWGLGETRWGLMSQRARLQGQWLVHLPEAFTTRQAMAIGTAGYTAMLCVLALERHGLKPGDGEILVTGATGGVGSVAVALLSKLGFTVVAATGKVDESDYLMQLGASSVIDRAVLSAPGKPLQKERWAGVVDAVGSHTLANACAQMRYGGVVAACGLAQGADFVATVMPFILRSVTLVGIDSVMAPLALRQQAWERLAQDLDPAKLESMVQQVTLNQTVEKAHELMAGKIRGRVIVKL; the protein is encoded by the coding sequence ATGACTAACTGCAAAAAATGCAGCATCACGAAAGCTACTACCTTGTTTAAATCACTTCAACTGAATAAAAACGACGCCGGTTTTTCTAGCGTAATTCTTGATACCGACGAATCCCAGCTGCCCGATGGCGATACGCTGGTGCAAGTGGAGTTCTCGACGCTTAACTACAAGGATGGTTTGGCCATCACCAATGCAGCACCGGTTGTGCGCAGCTGGCCCATGGTGGCTGGCATTGACGGCGCCGGTACGGTCATCGAATCAAGTCATCCCGACTGGTCAGTCGGTCAGCGCTTTGTGCATAACGGTTGGGGCTTGGGTGAGACACGTTGGGGCTTGATGAGTCAACGTGCACGCCTTCAGGGCCAATGGTTGGTGCATTTGCCAGAGGCGTTTACAACCCGTCAAGCGATGGCGATTGGCACGGCAGGTTACACCGCCATGCTGTGTGTGTTGGCGCTGGAGCGCCACGGTCTTAAGCCTGGTGATGGTGAAATTTTGGTTACCGGGGCGACTGGCGGCGTGGGCAGTGTGGCGGTGGCTTTGTTATCAAAACTTGGTTTCACGGTAGTGGCTGCAACCGGTAAAGTCGATGAATCAGACTATTTAATGCAACTAGGCGCTAGCAGCGTGATTGACCGTGCGGTTTTATCAGCACCGGGTAAACCCCTGCAAAAAGAGCGTTGGGCGGGAGTGGTTGATGCCGTTGGCTCACACACCTTAGCCAATGCTTGTGCGCAGATGCGCTACGGTGGTGTAGTCGCGGCTTGCGGTCTTGCACAAGGCGCAGACTTTGTAGCCACTGTGATGCCGTTTATTTTGCGCAGCGTCACGCTCGTAGGTATTGACAGCGTGATGGCGCCGTTAGCTCTACGCCAGCAGGCGTGGGAACGCTTGGCGCAAGACCTTGATCCGGCCAAACTTGAATCTATGGTTCAGCAGGTCACGCTAAACCAAACAGTAGAAAAAGCGCATGAACTTATGGCCGGAAAAATACGCGGGCGTGTCATCGTCAAACTCTAA
- a CDS encoding ShET2/EspL2 family type III secretion system effector toxin, which produces MQTSNRLLPTHLNRTHYETTKQEPKSAPPPPTTTQSAKPRYSSLPAIPVQAPKSLLARICCCCRIRVKDKDKFSTAIVKQEKNNIKTNLPIDIKAETKTETKTETKTETKTEKKDFESSIIEKDFFNADAQNFELAEQYLKHLKDAHLDLSHLRSQGIDRFSPALCSAISDLIKSKNITLSHITFPEKMWEIPDGFTQIIGLQRLSLPAFSGESLDVRKILKGSKMRLDLTQASRITNVIANSGTSLFITADHKKKVTLQSQLKSGQLITRTLNNHIYIHVDKFTQSDKKNDLKVEQSSLSLNAEANFSIFSAPGISPIKCRHLSLQWLIDRSQRHLAPTQSPSGLSHLTQPLTESSFQTSSQTPSQPSTKPFTYENYHTKESIAKHTLPSTDHFFYPITSVLPDNHLVEVSCFGQFLAQRIAAMATGENQYFFMVSLEHAMALEIRKKLDPYSAPHSAPYYVINFYDPNMTASHLRLVLLQPEDAAHLTLENWLPRAVIRHYLKQSIKNSIFKITALNPIELGQKIQSVSQLRTLRNWRQETSPEVTANEVAILVNGDHHQALSSRLQSITGRAEVAKILSLIKMEDYSPLQRASCFRFSATVAVLTRAILGADIPQHLKIKALSINFKWHFKNFSSDTKNIQAVYCEALANATQAQFPQDSRRELQAFIRHGSLNFKIPNASDQPLD; this is translated from the coding sequence ATGCAAACGAGTAATCGACTACTTCCAACTCACTTAAACCGCACTCACTACGAGACGACCAAGCAGGAGCCTAAGTCGGCACCGCCACCACCAACGACCACCCAGAGTGCAAAACCGCGCTATTCAAGTTTGCCGGCCATTCCAGTGCAAGCGCCAAAATCGCTGCTTGCACGTATTTGCTGCTGCTGCCGTATCAGGGTAAAAGACAAAGATAAATTTTCCACGGCGATAGTCAAGCAAGAAAAAAATAATATAAAAACCAATCTGCCTATAGATATAAAAGCAGAAACTAAAACCGAAACAAAAACCGAAACAAAAACCGAAACAAAAACCGAGAAAAAAGACTTTGAGTCTTCAATTATTGAAAAAGATTTCTTCAATGCTGACGCACAAAATTTTGAATTGGCAGAGCAGTATTTAAAGCACTTAAAGGACGCTCACCTTGATTTATCCCATTTGCGATCACAAGGCATAGATCGTTTCTCGCCTGCACTTTGCAGCGCTATTTCTGACTTAATTAAAAGCAAAAATATAACGCTCAGTCACATAACATTTCCCGAAAAAATGTGGGAAATACCAGATGGATTTACGCAAATTATCGGACTTCAGCGTTTATCACTACCAGCGTTTTCTGGTGAAAGTCTAGATGTTAGGAAAATTTTAAAAGGCAGCAAAATGCGCCTAGATTTGACTCAAGCGAGTCGCATCACAAACGTTATTGCAAACTCAGGTACATCACTGTTTATTACTGCAGACCATAAGAAAAAAGTGACGCTTCAAAGCCAGCTAAAGTCAGGTCAACTCATCACCAGAACATTAAATAATCACATTTATATTCACGTCGATAAGTTTACGCAAAGCGATAAAAAAAATGATTTAAAGGTAGAGCAATCATCATTGAGTTTGAATGCCGAGGCAAATTTTTCAATATTTAGCGCACCAGGCATAAGTCCCATCAAATGTCGTCACCTAAGCCTGCAATGGTTAATTGACAGATCGCAAAGGCATCTTGCGCCAACCCAATCGCCGTCAGGCTTAAGCCATTTAACCCAGCCTTTAACCGAGTCATCTTTCCAGACATCTTCCCAAACGCCTTCCCAGCCTTCTACCAAGCCATTTACCTACGAAAACTACCACACGAAAGAGTCGATCGCCAAACACACACTACCCAGCACTGACCACTTTTTTTATCCGATTACATCGGTACTACCAGACAACCATTTAGTTGAAGTTTCTTGCTTTGGACAGTTTCTTGCGCAGCGCATCGCAGCCATGGCAACAGGCGAGAATCAATATTTTTTTATGGTGTCTCTCGAGCACGCCATGGCTTTGGAGATACGCAAAAAATTAGATCCGTATAGCGCACCGCATAGCGCGCCGTATTACGTGATTAATTTTTACGACCCAAACATGACCGCATCACATTTACGGCTAGTTTTGCTACAACCCGAAGATGCAGCGCACCTCACTCTAGAAAATTGGCTACCCAGAGCAGTAATCAGACATTATTTAAAACAGTCGATTAAAAACTCAATTTTTAAAATCACAGCACTCAATCCGATTGAATTAGGCCAAAAAATACAGTCAGTCAGTCAATTAAGAACACTTAGAAACTGGCGACAAGAAACCAGTCCAGAGGTCACGGCTAATGAAGTGGCAATACTGGTAAACGGCGATCACCATCAAGCGCTCAGCAGTCGTTTGCAGTCAATCACTGGGCGGGCTGAGGTGGCGAAAATATTGAGTCTAATCAAGATGGAAGACTACTCACCTTTGCAGCGTGCAAGCTGCTTTAGATTCAGTGCCACGGTGGCGGTACTAACACGTGCAATCCTAGGCGCCGACATACCGCAGCACTTGAAAATAAAAGCTTTAAGCATCAACTTTAAATGGCACTTTAAGAACTTTTCATCCGACACAAAAAATATTCAAGCGGTATATTGCGAGGCATTAGCTAATGCCACACAAGCTCAGTTTCCACAAGATTCTAGGCGCGAACTGCAAGCATTTATCCGCCATGGATCACTGAACTTTAAAATCCCAAACGCCAGTGATCAGCCCTTGGATTAA
- a CDS encoding xanthine dehydrogenase family protein molybdopterin-binding subunit translates to MQDNHKSTGLNRRNFLASTGAVSGSLMLGFAVGMPLISQAAGTASASHAPNAWVRITDDNVITLLTARSEMGQGVYTAMPMLIAEELQVDIRKIKVEVAPANKVYTNALLGAQITGGSTSTRDAWVPLRTAGAQVRMMLISAAAAQWKVDASTLRAEDGMVLGPKGQKASYGSLAAAASKLPVPTKVVLKDPKDFTLIGKATPRLDTPSKVNGTAEFGIDVKLPGMVYASLQQCAVIGGKVKSFDAAKAKTMPGVIAVVQIPDGIAVVAESYWQAYKARQAVTIVWDEGALVNTTHENMLAGIRNASITGKALSIVAPKGDVSEAMKGATKIIKAEYVSQLLAHATMEPQNFTADFKNGKCMLIGPTQFQTGAVGGVAAALGIKPEDVTVKTTFLGGGFGRRLEVDFIVQAAQISKAVGRPVKMLWSREDDTAHDFYRPMAVNQLLAAIGPDGKPVAFDFRLTSQSITQRAFGLPKDTVDDFMTEAAVVGYDIPNTRYDLVIHHTGLRAGYWRSVSHAINAFANESFVDEMAAAAGQDPYAFRMSMLAKQPRYAHVLKLAAEKAGWGTAAPAGRTRGMALMSGYNSYMAQIVEISVKDNRVTVHKVTVVADVGMMINPDTVLAQIQSSIIFGMTAALNNEITLAAGRVQQTNFGDYPVPRMNETPEMDITLVTSTEAPGGIGEPVTALVAPAIANALFTATGKRVRQLPIHHYIDKA, encoded by the coding sequence ATGCAAGACAACCATAAATCCACAGGTCTGAACCGCCGTAACTTTTTAGCCAGCACGGGTGCCGTATCGGGCAGTTTGATGCTAGGTTTTGCCGTTGGCATGCCACTGATTAGTCAGGCGGCAGGAACAGCAAGCGCGAGCCACGCGCCCAATGCATGGGTGCGCATTACTGATGACAACGTCATCACGCTGTTAACTGCACGCTCAGAAATGGGCCAAGGCGTCTACACCGCTATGCCGATGTTGATTGCAGAAGAATTGCAAGTCGATATTCGCAAAATCAAGGTCGAGGTAGCACCGGCCAACAAGGTCTACACCAACGCCTTGTTGGGCGCGCAAATTACGGGTGGATCAACCTCCACCCGCGACGCTTGGGTGCCACTGCGCACGGCTGGCGCTCAGGTCCGCATGATGCTGATTTCTGCTGCCGCTGCCCAGTGGAAGGTAGATGCTTCTACATTGCGTGCAGAAGACGGCATGGTGCTAGGCCCCAAAGGTCAAAAAGCCAGTTACGGCTCACTTGCTGCCGCTGCTTCCAAGCTGCCAGTGCCGACAAAAGTAGTGCTCAAAGACCCTAAAGACTTCACCCTTATCGGCAAGGCAACGCCGCGTCTGGACACCCCGTCCAAGGTCAACGGAACGGCTGAATTTGGTATAGACGTAAAGCTACCGGGCATGGTTTACGCCAGCTTGCAGCAGTGCGCAGTGATTGGCGGCAAGGTCAAGAGTTTTGACGCGGCCAAAGCTAAGACCATGCCAGGCGTTATTGCCGTGGTGCAAATTCCTGACGGTATTGCTGTGGTGGCTGAAAGCTACTGGCAGGCTTACAAGGCGCGCCAAGCGGTGACTATTGTGTGGGACGAGGGCGCTCTGGTGAACACGACGCACGAGAACATGCTTGCAGGCATACGCAACGCCTCCATCACTGGCAAAGCGCTTTCCATCGTTGCCCCTAAAGGTGATGTATCTGAAGCCATGAAGGGCGCTACAAAAATCATCAAGGCCGAGTACGTCTCGCAACTGCTGGCTCATGCCACCATGGAGCCGCAAAACTTTACCGCCGACTTTAAAAATGGCAAATGCATGCTGATTGGCCCGACTCAGTTCCAGACCGGCGCTGTTGGTGGTGTGGCTGCAGCACTCGGCATTAAGCCAGAAGACGTGACAGTTAAAACCACCTTTTTGGGTGGTGGCTTTGGTCGTCGTTTGGAAGTTGACTTCATTGTTCAAGCGGCGCAAATATCCAAGGCTGTTGGCCGTCCAGTCAAAATGCTGTGGAGTCGCGAGGACGATACAGCGCATGACTTTTATCGCCCGATGGCGGTCAATCAATTGCTCGCTGCGATTGGCCCAGACGGCAAACCCGTGGCGTTTGATTTCCGCTTGACTTCACAGTCGATTACTCAGCGCGCTTTTGGTCTGCCAAAAGATACGGTTGATGATTTCATGACCGAAGCTGCGGTGGTCGGTTACGACATACCCAATACCCGCTACGACTTGGTTATTCATCACACCGGTTTGCGTGCGGGTTACTGGCGTTCTGTTAGCCATGCCATCAATGCGTTTGCTAACGAGAGCTTTGTCGACGAGATGGCTGCTGCCGCTGGTCAAGACCCTTACGCGTTTCGTATGTCCATGCTGGCTAAGCAGCCGCGTTATGCGCATGTGCTAAAGCTCGCTGCTGAAAAAGCGGGTTGGGGTACTGCTGCACCGGCCGGCCGCACACGCGGTATGGCGTTGATGAGTGGCTACAACAGCTATATGGCGCAAATCGTTGAGATCTCTGTCAAAGACAACCGTGTCACAGTGCACAAGGTCACTGTGGTGGCTGACGTTGGCATGATGATTAATCCTGACACTGTGTTGGCGCAGATTCAGTCCAGCATTATCTTTGGTATGACAGCGGCCTTGAACAACGAAATCACGCTGGCAGCTGGCCGCGTTCAGCAGACTAACTTTGGTGACTATCCAGTGCCGCGTATGAACGAAACACCGGAGATGGACATCACCTTGGTGACCAGCACTGAAGCGCCTGGTGGAATCGGCGAGCCGGTCACGGCCTTGGTTGCACCTGCCATTGCCAATGCACTGTTCACCGCCACTGGTAAACGCGTGCGTCAGTTACCAATTCATCATTACATCGACAAGGCTTGA
- a CDS encoding propionate--CoA ligase: MTNLETYADFYRQSIDQPDAFWTEQAKLIEWKRPFDRVCNYDNPPFVQWFEGGQTNLCHNAVDRHLTDGADRAALIHISSETGVEKTYSFRELHVEVVRMAASLLALGVGQGDRVLIYMPMLAEAAFAMLACARIGAIHVVVFGGFASGSLATRIEDAEPKAIVSADAGSRSGKVTAYKPLLDEAIRLSSHKPAAVLLVDRGLAPMTLLAGRDHLWHEMREQNLTADVPCVWLDSSAISYTIYTSGTTGKPKGVQRDTGGYTVALTASMKHIFDGHAGETFFATSDIGWVVGHSYIIYGPLLAGMATIMYEGLPTQGMDGKPDGGVWWSLVEKYKVSIMFSAPTAVRVLKKQDPALLSKYDLSSLRALFLAGEPLDEPTARWISEGLKVPIIDNYWQTETGWPLLTVANGVTPMQSKFGSPGVPMYGYRVKLLHEVTGEELTAPNQKGVVVVEGPTPPGFMQTVWKDDARFVKTYWTSIPGKMVYNTFDWGIRDDDGYYFILGRTDDVINVAGHRLGTREIEESISGHAQVAEVAVVGVADALKGQAAMAFVVLRDTSLAADSANALKMAGEIMKRVDGDLGAVARPSRVLFVTALPKTRSGKMLRRAIQAVCEGRDAGDLTMLDDPTSLAQISRALNH, encoded by the coding sequence ATGACTAACCTTGAGACGTACGCCGACTTTTACCGCCAGTCTATTGATCAGCCCGATGCTTTTTGGACCGAGCAAGCAAAACTCATTGAATGGAAACGTCCTTTTGACCGCGTTTGCAACTACGACAATCCGCCCTTTGTTCAGTGGTTTGAAGGTGGGCAAACTAATCTTTGCCACAACGCAGTGGACCGCCATTTAACAGACGGTGCTGACCGGGCCGCATTAATTCATATCTCTAGCGAGACCGGTGTTGAAAAAACCTATAGCTTTCGTGAACTCCATGTCGAAGTCGTTCGTATGGCAGCGAGTTTGCTGGCCTTGGGTGTAGGGCAGGGCGACAGAGTTTTGATTTACATGCCCATGTTGGCAGAAGCTGCCTTTGCCATGCTGGCCTGCGCGCGTATCGGTGCGATTCATGTGGTGGTGTTTGGCGGCTTTGCCAGTGGCTCGTTGGCAACCCGCATTGAAGATGCGGAGCCCAAAGCGATTGTCAGTGCCGACGCTGGTTCGCGTAGCGGCAAGGTCACGGCTTATAAGCCGCTGCTAGACGAGGCCATACGTCTGTCAAGCCACAAGCCCGCAGCGGTTTTGCTGGTTGACCGTGGTCTTGCGCCCATGACCTTGCTCGCGGGGCGCGATCATTTATGGCATGAGATGCGTGAACAAAACCTGACTGCCGATGTGCCCTGCGTGTGGCTGGACTCCAGTGCCATTAGCTACACGATTTACACCAGCGGCACCACCGGCAAACCCAAGGGGGTGCAGCGCGACACCGGCGGCTATACCGTAGCACTGACGGCGAGCATGAAGCATATCTTTGATGGTCACGCGGGCGAAACATTTTTTGCCACCAGCGATATCGGCTGGGTCGTGGGTCACAGCTACATTATTTATGGCCCGTTACTCGCCGGTATGGCGACCATCATGTATGAAGGTTTGCCAACCCAAGGCATGGACGGAAAACCGGATGGCGGCGTTTGGTGGAGTCTGGTTGAGAAATACAAAGTTAGCATCATGTTTAGCGCACCGACAGCGGTGCGGGTGCTGAAAAAACAAGATCCCGCACTACTTTCTAAATACGATTTAAGCAGCCTACGTGCCTTATTTTTAGCTGGTGAGCCACTTGATGAGCCGACCGCACGCTGGATTAGTGAAGGCTTAAAAGTGCCCATCATCGATAACTACTGGCAGACTGAGACCGGTTGGCCTTTGCTGACAGTGGCCAATGGCGTGACGCCTATGCAGAGTAAGTTTGGCAGTCCTGGTGTGCCTATGTATGGTTACCGGGTCAAGTTATTGCATGAAGTCACGGGTGAGGAATTGACTGCGCCGAATCAAAAAGGTGTGGTCGTGGTCGAAGGACCGACGCCGCCTGGATTCATGCAAACCGTCTGGAAAGACGATGCACGGTTTGTCAAAACCTATTGGACCAGCATCCCCGGAAAAATGGTCTACAACACTTTTGACTGGGGCATTCGCGATGATGACGGTTACTATTTTATTCTGGGTCGTACTGACGACGTCATCAATGTCGCGGGCCATCGATTGGGCACGCGAGAGATAGAAGAAAGTATTTCTGGCCATGCGCAGGTTGCTGAAGTTGCGGTGGTCGGTGTGGCCGATGCGCTCAAGGGTCAGGCGGCTATGGCTTTTGTGGTGTTGAGAGACACGTCTTTGGCGGCGGACAGCGCCAACGCTTTGAAGATGGCGGGCGAAATCATGAAGCGGGTCGACGGCGACCTGGGCGCAGTCGCAAGGCCGTCTCGCGTATTGTTCGTCACAGCTTTGCCCAAGACGCGCAGCGGCAAGATGCTGCGTCGGGCTATTCAGGCGGTGTGTGAGGGGCGGGATGCGGGGGACTTGACCATGCTTGATGACCCGACAAGTCTGGCGCAAATTAGCCGTGCGTTGAACCACTGA
- a CDS encoding (2Fe-2S)-binding protein — MTTQLNLNGRLLNVKAETDTPLLWVIRDEIGMTGTKFGCGVALCGACTVHMDGVPIRSCVTPLSVALGKKITTIESLSQDNSHPLQVAWIKHDVPQCGYCQSGQLMSAAALLSSNKNPSDAEIDSAMSGNICRCGTYPRIKAAIKDAASTMRKA; from the coding sequence ATGACCACCCAACTCAATCTCAACGGCCGTTTGCTAAACGTCAAAGCCGAAACCGATACGCCCTTGCTGTGGGTTATTCGCGATGAAATCGGTATGACGGGTACCAAGTTCGGCTGTGGTGTTGCGCTCTGCGGTGCTTGCACCGTGCACATGGATGGCGTGCCTATTCGCTCGTGTGTTACGCCGTTGTCAGTTGCCCTAGGTAAGAAGATAACCACTATTGAGAGCCTTTCTCAGGATAATTCCCACCCTTTACAAGTGGCGTGGATTAAGCACGATGTGCCGCAATGTGGTTACTGCCAGTCCGGCCAGCTAATGAGCGCAGCAGCACTTTTAAGCAGCAATAAAAATCCAAGCGATGCTGAGATCGACTCAGCCATGAGCGGCAATATCTGCCGCTGCGGAACCTATCCGCGTATCAAGGCCGCCATCAAGGATGCCGCTTCCACAATGCGTAAAGCCTGA
- a CDS encoding XdhC family protein, with translation MDNIDLEVLKTCAQWLDSGLRCELVTVLKTWGSSPRPVGSMLAICEDGRVVGSVSGGCIEDDMIALARSEGLTRLLPAIVTYGISADEAHRFGLPCGGTIELAIEPLTGDSQIRTLMNRLTAGELVARRLDLQTGVVTLSGAIPSESMQVSESALVTLHGPRWRLLIIGAGQLSRFVAQIAQGMDYAVTVCDPREEYQASWSVTGVDLSTSMPDDQVIAMHLDSRSAVIALTHDPKLDDLALMEALRSEAFYVGAIGSRLNNQRRRERLAEHFDMTVEQLAKLHGPIGLYIGSKTPAEIAISILAQLTAVKNGVMVQAGLGIADAKVLAGLAATGEVCDIHSPL, from the coding sequence ATGGACAACATAGATTTAGAGGTTCTTAAAACCTGCGCTCAGTGGTTAGATTCAGGTTTGCGCTGCGAGCTAGTCACCGTTCTCAAGACTTGGGGCTCTAGCCCAAGACCGGTGGGCTCAATGCTAGCGATCTGCGAGGATGGTCGCGTGGTCGGCTCGGTATCGGGCGGCTGTATTGAGGACGACATGATCGCTTTGGCGCGCAGCGAAGGTTTGACTCGCTTGCTGCCAGCTATTGTCACGTACGGCATCAGCGCAGATGAAGCGCACCGCTTTGGCTTGCCCTGTGGCGGCACCATAGAATTAGCGATAGAACCACTGACTGGAGACAGCCAAATTCGTACGCTGATGAATCGCCTGACGGCTGGTGAGTTGGTGGCGCGCCGGCTTGATCTGCAGACTGGCGTGGTGACGCTTAGTGGCGCGATACCGAGCGAGTCAATGCAGGTTTCTGAGTCTGCATTAGTGACACTGCATGGTCCGCGGTGGCGCTTACTTATTATTGGCGCCGGGCAACTGTCGCGGTTTGTTGCACAGATAGCCCAAGGCATGGATTACGCTGTGACCGTTTGTGATCCGCGCGAAGAATACCAAGCCAGTTGGAGTGTGACCGGTGTAGATCTGTCTACCAGCATGCCAGACGATCAAGTGATAGCGATGCATCTCGATAGCCGCTCAGCAGTGATTGCACTCACGCATGACCCAAAATTAGATGACTTGGCATTGATGGAGGCTTTGCGGTCTGAGGCTTTTTATGTCGGAGCGATTGGCTCTCGCCTGAATAATCAGCGCCGGCGGGAGCGTCTAGCGGAACACTTTGATATGACGGTTGAACAACTGGCTAAGCTGCATGGCCCGATTGGACTTTATATCGGCAGCAAGACACCCGCGGAAATAGCTATTTCAATTTTGGCGCAACTCACGGCGGTAAAAAATGGTGTGATGGTGCAGGCTGGATTAGGCATAGCCGATGCCAAAGTCTTGGCTGGGTTGGCGGCAACTGGCGAAGTCTGCGATATTCACAGTCCTTTGTAA